DNA from Sphingomonas sp. SUN039:
CGAAGTGCTGACAACCGAGCCGGGCGTGCAGCTTTACGCGCGCAACTTTATCGATGGTACAGCGGTCGGCAAGAGTAGATCCCGGCAAACCCTATCGTCACGCGATGATCTATCGCCTGTCAGTGAGTAAATAATGCCGAAACGCCGCTCCGCTGCCTGGTTCGACAACCCGGCGAATACCGACATGACGGCGCTGTATCTAGAGCGCTATCTGAACTTCGGGCTCAGCCTCGACGAGTTGCGCTCGGGCCGCCCGATCATCGGCATTGCCCAGACGGGGTCTGACCTCAGCCCGTGCAATCGCCACCACCTCGTGCTTGCCGAGCGTGTGCGCGACGGCATCCGCGAACAAGGCGGCATACCCATCGAGTTTCCTGTCCATCCGATCCAGGAAACGGGCAAACGCCCGACGGCCGGGCTCGACCGCAACCTAGCCTATCTCGGCTTGGTCGAGGTGCTTTACGGCTATCCGCTCGACGGGGTGGTCCTGACCATCGGTTGCGACAAGACGACGCCCGCGTGCCTGATGGCCGCCGCAACGGTGAACCTGCCCGCCATTGCCCTGTCGGTCGGGCCGATGCTCAATGGGTGGCATAAGGGCGAACGGACTGGCAGCGGCACTATCGTGTGGAAGGCGCGCGAAATGCTCAGCCGCGGCGAAATCGACGATGCGGGCTTCATCAAGCTGGTGGCGTCGTCGGCACCTTCGACGGGTTATTGCAACACCATGGGCACGGCGACGACGATGAATTCGCTGTGCGAAGTGCTGGGCATGTCGCTCCCTGGCTCGGCTGCCATTCCCGCGCCCTATCGCGACCGGCAGGAAAATGCGTATCGCACGGGCCTGCGCATCGTCGAGATGGTCGAGGAAGACCTGAAACCGTCGGACATCATGACGCGCGACTCATTCCTGAATGCCATCGTCGTCAATTCGGCAATCGGCGGATCGACCAACGCGCCCATTCATCTGGCGGCGATCGCGCGGCACACGGGTGTCGAGTTGGCGCTGCGCGACTGGCAGGACCACGGCCATAAAGTACCGTTGCTGGTCAACCTGCAACCGGCCGGCGAATATCTCGGCGAGGATTATTACCGTGCGGGCGGCGTGCCGGCGGTCACGAACCAGCTGATCGAAGCGGGGCTGATCCGCGAAGAGGCGATGACCGCTAACGGACGCACTATCGGCGACAACTGCCGGGGCGTTGCCATCGAAGACGAGAAGGTCATCCGGCCCTTCGCGACGCCGATTCTGGCTGACGCCGGGTTCCTCGTTCTGTCGGGCAATTTGTTCGACAGCGCCGTGATGAAGACCAGCGTGATCTCACCCGAATTCCGCGCACGTTACCTGTCGAACCCCGCCGATCCCGATGCGTTCGAGGGACCGGTCATCGTGTTCGACGGGCCGGAGGATTACCATGCGCGCATCGACGATCCGGCGCTGGCCATCGATGCGACGACGTTGCTCGTCATGCGCGGGGCGGGACCCGTCGGATATCCGGGGGCTGCCGAAGTCGTGAATATGCGCGCGCCCGCCTATCTGCTGCGCGAGGGCGTGGCCGCGCTGCCGTGTCTGGGCGACGGGCGGCAATCGGGCACGTCGGGGAGTCCCTCGATCCTCAACGCCTCACCCGAAGCGGCAGCGGGCGGCGGCTTGGCGCTACTGGTGTCGGGCGACAGGGTACGAATCGACCTGAAGCGCGGCACGGTCGATGTGCTGGTCGACAACGCCGAACTGACGGCGCGCCGAGCGACGCTCGAGGCAAAGGGCGGCTATCCCTATCCGGTATCGCAAACTCCGTGGCAGGCCATCCAGCGCGAGGTTGTCGGCCAGATGGAAACCGGGGCGATCCTCGAAGGCGCCGAAGATTTTCAGCGCATTGCCCAGACCCGCGGCCTTCCGCGCGACAACCACTGATTTCGGAGTATAAGCGTGACAGTCGACGGCTCAATTCTGATCGGTACGCGCGATGTGCGGCGCGACGCCGTATTTCACGCGGTCGAGGCTGCAAGCGGGGCTGAACTTCCGCAGCCTTTTGCCGAGGCGAACGAAACCGACGTGGCCGAGGCTTGCGCGCTGGCCGAAGAAGCCTCTGGTGCGTTCGGGGCACTCGCACCCGATACCCGCGCTGCCTTCATCGAGACCGTGGCTATCGCGATCGAAGCGATCGGCGATGTCCTGATCGAAACGGCGATGATGGAAACGGGCCTGCCTCGTGCGCGGCTCGAGGGCGAGCGTGGCCGCACGACCGGCCAGTTGCGGATGTTTGCTGCCGAGGTGCGCGAAGGCGGATGGCTGGACGCAGTGATCGATACTGCGCTGCCCGACCGCACGCCGCCACGCGCCGACTTGCGCCGGATGAACCTGCCGCTGGGGCCGGTCGCGGTATTCGGCGCGTCGAACTTCCCGCTCGCCTTTTCAGTCGCGGGCGGCGACACGGCGGCCGCGTTTGCGGCGGGCTGCCCGGTGGTCGTCAAAGGGCATCCGGCCCATCCCGGCACAGGCGAACTCGTCTCGCGAGCGATCCGGTCGGCTGTCCAGTCGTGCGGCCTGCCTGAGGGCGTATTCTCCTATTTGCCCGGCAGCAGCAATGCGCTCGGCGGCGCCCTTGTCGCCGATCCGCGCATCAAGGCTGTCGGCTTCACGGGCTCCCGCGGCGGCGGCCTCGCCCTGGTCGAAATTGCGCGCCGACGGCCCGAACCCATCCCCGTCTATGCGGAAATGAGCAGCATCAATCCCGTGGTCCTGATGCCCGCCGCGCTTGCCGCGCGCGCCGAAGCGCTGGGCACGGCGTTTGTAGGATCGCTGACCATGGGTGCCGGTCAGTTCTGCACCAATCCGGGCTTGGTGATCGCGCTCGACGGCCCTGCCCTGGACCGCTTTATCGCGACGGCCTCGGCGGCACTTGCTGCGGCACCGCCCCCGGTGATGCTGACCCCCGGCATACATGCTGCGTTTACGGCAGGCGTGGCTGCGCTAGACAGTAACGCGGCGGCAAAGCGGGTGGGTGCCGGTGCATTGTTCGAAACGACGGCAGCGCAATTCATTGCGGATCGCTCGCTCGGCCATGAAGTGTTCGGCGTGTCGTCGCTGGTCGTTCGATGCACCGATCTGGACGAGGTGGCTCAAGTGATTGCCGATCTCGAAGGCCAGCTGACGGCGACGCTGCAGCTCGACGCCGAGGATGTCGCGGACGCCGCGCCGATCCTTGCGCTGCTGCAAGCCAAGGTGGGTCGCGTGCTGGCGAACGGCTGGCCGACCGGCGTCGAGGTTACCCACGCCATGGTCCACGGTGGCCCCTATCCGGCAACGTCCGACGGTCGCACGACGTCGGTCGGCACGCTGGCGATGATCCGGTTCCTGCGCCCGGTCTGTTTTCAGGACATGCCAGATGTACTGTTGCCGCCCGCGCTGCAGGCGGCGAACCCTTTACGCCTCCCGCGCCGGGTCAATGGCGTACGGGAAGCGGCATGATGCGGTCGCTGTTACAGTTTGAGCAAGGCGGCACGCGGGGCGTTGCCGCGCTCGATGAAGCTGGCAAGGCGTGGCGGCTCGAAGGTGTGTCTTCGACGCGCGAGCTGGCGCTGCAAGCGTTGTCGTCGGGCGTCGGGCTGCGTGAGCTCGCGCAGCAGCGCGCCAATGACGCGATCGATCTGACCACTGTCACGCTTTTGTGTCCCATCGACCATGCCGACCCGGCGCACCTGCTCGTGTCGGGGACCGGCCTCACGCATCTTGGCTCCGCCGAGGGCCGCGACAAGATGCACCGCGCGGCGGCGGCGGGCGAGACACTGACAGATTCGATGCGGATGTTCCTGATGGGGATGGAGGGCGGCAAGCCCGATTCCGGTGCGATCGGTGTCCAGCCTGAGTGGTTCTACAAGGGCGACGGCGATATCCTCGTCGCGCCGGGTGCGCCGCTCACTGCCCCCGGCTTTGCCGAAGACGGGAGCGAGGAGCCCGAGATTGCGGGGGTCTATCTGATCGACCCGGATGGTCGCCCGGTCCGGCTCGGCTTCGTCCTCGGCAATGAGTTCTCGGACCATGTCGTCGAACGGACCAATTATCTGTGGCTTGCGCACTCGAAGCTGCGGCAGGCAGCGCTCGGTCCAGAACTGCTGCTCGGCGATCTGCCCGACAGCGTGCGCGGCACCAGCCGGATCCTGCGCGACGGCAAGGTACTGTGGGAAAAGGCATTCCTGTCGGGCGAGGCCAATATGTCGCACAGCATCGCCAACCTCGAACATCATCATTTCAAATGCGCGCATTTCTGCCGCCCGGGCGATGTGCATGTCCATTTCTTCGGCACGGCCACCCTTTCGTTCAGCGACGGCGTGACCACGCAGGACGGCGACATTTTCGAGATCGAGGCGGACGCCTTCCGGCTGCCGGTGCGTAACCTCCTGGTGCGCGAAGCCGCCTGCGCGCCGGTAGAAGTTCGCGCGTTATGACGAACATTCGCCTCGGACTGGTCGGGCTGGGCAAGATTGCTCGCGACCAGCATCTCCCCGCCATTGCCGCCACCGAAGGCATCGATCTGGTCGCCGTCGCCAGTCGCAACGCGACCGCAGAGGACGTGAACAACTACCCTGATCTCGCCGCGATGCTCGGCGGCGAACCCGACCTCGACGCGGTGGTGCTGTGTCAGCCGCCGCAAGCGCGTTACGATGCGGCGCGGACAGCGCTTGCCGCAGGCAAGCATGTCTTCCTCGAAAAGCCCCCTGGTGCGACGGTGTCGGAGGCGCAGGCACTGGTCGCGCTAGCTTCCCAACGTGGTAAGACACTCTTTGCCAGCTGGCATTCGCGTTATGCCGCCGCCGTACCCACCGCCAAGGCATGGGTCGCGGCCCACGCCCTCGAACGAGTCACAATCGACTGGAAAGAGGACGTTCGCCACTGGCATCCGGGACAGGACTGGATCTGGGAACCCGGCGGGTTCGGCGTGTTCGACCCCGGCATCAACGCACTGTCGATCCTGACCGAAATCATCGGCGTGCCGGTGCGCCTGATCGATGCCGAGCTCGAAACGCCAAGCAACCGGCAAGCGCCCATTGCCGCGCGGTTGAGCATGGAAACGGCCGGTGGCGTACCGATTGCGGCCGAGTTCGACTTTCGCCAGACCGGCCCGCAGACGTGGGATATCGCCATCGACAGAGCCGCCGGAACCCTTGTGCTCTCGAATGGCGGCAATGAGGCGACGATCGACGGCGTCGCTCAAGACATCGGTCGGGAGGCCGAATATCCCGGCCTCTATCGCCGATTCGTCGACCTTATCCGAACCTGCGAGAGCGATGTCGATCTTGCACCGCTGCAGATTGTGGCCGACGCGTTTCTTCGGGGCCGGTCGATGGCCACCGACCCGTTTCTCGACTAGACGTACTGATCAGGGGTTCAGGATTGGGCAAGGCTGAGCGTATTCATCAGGCGATCGCCCGCTCGCTTGGCACTGCCATCCTGAGCGGACGATACCGGCCGGGCGACAGTTTCGAAGGAGAGATCGAGCAATCGCTTGCGCTCGGCGTCTCGCGCACCCCTTATCGCGAAGCCATCCGCATCCTCGTCGCCAAGGGATTGCTCGAAAGCCGCCCGCGAGCGGGAACGCATGTGACACCCCGCGCCCGCTGGAACCTGCTTGATCCCGATGTGCTTGCCTGGACGTTTTCAGGCGAGCCGGATGTAAACTTCGTCCGCGGCCTTTTCGAGCTGCGCGGGA
Protein-coding regions in this window:
- a CDS encoding IlvD/Edd family dehydratase yields the protein MPKRRSAAWFDNPANTDMTALYLERYLNFGLSLDELRSGRPIIGIAQTGSDLSPCNRHHLVLAERVRDGIREQGGIPIEFPVHPIQETGKRPTAGLDRNLAYLGLVEVLYGYPLDGVVLTIGCDKTTPACLMAAATVNLPAIALSVGPMLNGWHKGERTGSGTIVWKAREMLSRGEIDDAGFIKLVASSAPSTGYCNTMGTATTMNSLCEVLGMSLPGSAAIPAPYRDRQENAYRTGLRIVEMVEEDLKPSDIMTRDSFLNAIVVNSAIGGSTNAPIHLAAIARHTGVELALRDWQDHGHKVPLLVNLQPAGEYLGEDYYRAGGVPAVTNQLIEAGLIREEAMTANGRTIGDNCRGVAIEDEKVIRPFATPILADAGFLVLSGNLFDSAVMKTSVISPEFRARYLSNPADPDAFEGPVIVFDGPEDYHARIDDPALAIDATTLLVMRGAGPVGYPGAAEVVNMRAPAYLLREGVAALPCLGDGRQSGTSGSPSILNASPEAAAGGGLALLVSGDRVRIDLKRGTVDVLVDNAELTARRATLEAKGGYPYPVSQTPWQAIQREVVGQMETGAILEGAEDFQRIAQTRGLPRDNH
- a CDS encoding aldehyde dehydrogenase (NADP(+)) — encoded protein: MTVDGSILIGTRDVRRDAVFHAVEAASGAELPQPFAEANETDVAEACALAEEASGAFGALAPDTRAAFIETVAIAIEAIGDVLIETAMMETGLPRARLEGERGRTTGQLRMFAAEVREGGWLDAVIDTALPDRTPPRADLRRMNLPLGPVAVFGASNFPLAFSVAGGDTAAAFAAGCPVVVKGHPAHPGTGELVSRAIRSAVQSCGLPEGVFSYLPGSSNALGGALVADPRIKAVGFTGSRGGGLALVEIARRRPEPIPVYAEMSSINPVVLMPAALAARAEALGTAFVGSLTMGAGQFCTNPGLVIALDGPALDRFIATASAALAAAPPPVMLTPGIHAAFTAGVAALDSNAAAKRVGAGALFETTAAQFIADRSLGHEVFGVSSLVVRCTDLDEVAQVIADLEGQLTATLQLDAEDVADAAPILALLQAKVGRVLANGWPTGVEVTHAMVHGGPYPATSDGRTTSVGTLAMIRFLRPVCFQDMPDVLLPPALQAANPLRLPRRVNGVREAA
- the araD1 gene encoding AraD1 family protein, producing MMRSLLQFEQGGTRGVAALDEAGKAWRLEGVSSTRELALQALSSGVGLRELAQQRANDAIDLTTVTLLCPIDHADPAHLLVSGTGLTHLGSAEGRDKMHRAAAAGETLTDSMRMFLMGMEGGKPDSGAIGVQPEWFYKGDGDILVAPGAPLTAPGFAEDGSEEPEIAGVYLIDPDGRPVRLGFVLGNEFSDHVVERTNYLWLAHSKLRQAALGPELLLGDLPDSVRGTSRILRDGKVLWEKAFLSGEANMSHSIANLEHHHFKCAHFCRPGDVHVHFFGTATLSFSDGVTTQDGDIFEIEADAFRLPVRNLLVREAACAPVEVRAL
- a CDS encoding Gfo/Idh/MocA family protein — its product is MTNIRLGLVGLGKIARDQHLPAIAATEGIDLVAVASRNATAEDVNNYPDLAAMLGGEPDLDAVVLCQPPQARYDAARTALAAGKHVFLEKPPGATVSEAQALVALASQRGKTLFASWHSRYAAAVPTAKAWVAAHALERVTIDWKEDVRHWHPGQDWIWEPGGFGVFDPGINALSILTEIIGVPVRLIDAELETPSNRQAPIAARLSMETAGGVPIAAEFDFRQTGPQTWDIAIDRAAGTLVLSNGGNEATIDGVAQDIGREAEYPGLYRRFVDLIRTCESDVDLAPLQIVADAFLRGRSMATDPFLD